The Antarcticibacterium flavum genome contains the following window.
GGACTTAAATTTAAAAATCCTGTGGGTTTGGCAGCCGGCTTTGACAAGGATGCCAAATTGTACAGGGAACTGGGACAGCTTGGCTTTGGATTCGTAGAAATTGGTACAGTGACTCCTAAGCCCCAGCCAGGGAATGAGAAAAAAAGGTTGTTCCGCTTAAAGGAAGATTCAGCAATAATTAACAGGATGGGCTTTAATAATGAAGGAGTGGAAGCTGCTGTGCGAAGATTGCGCAAAAATAACGGGGAAGTTCTCATTGGAGGTAATATTGGCAAAAATAAGGTCACAGCAAATGATGTGGCTGCGGGTGATTATCTATTTTGTTTTGAGGCCTTGTTTAATTTTGTAGACTATTTTGTAGTGAATGTGAGTTCTCCCAATACGCCAAATCTCCGGGAGCTACAGGATAAAGAACCGCTTACCAGGCTTCTTTTGCAATTGCAGGGCAGGAATAATACCCGACCTAAACCAAAGCCTATTCTGCTAAAAATAGCACCAGATCTTACAGATTCCCAGTTGATGGATATCATAGATATCGTGGCTGAAAGTAAAATTGCCGGCGTTATTGCCACAAACACTACTATCTCCAGGGAAGGGTTGAAAAGTCCTGACAAGAAAGAAGTGGGCGGATTAAGTGGCAAACCCCTTAGAAAACGTGCAACCGAGGTAATTCGGTTTTTATCTGAAAAAAGTAACAGGGCCTTTCCAATCATTGGAGTGGGAGGTATACATTCTCCTGAAGATGCTCTTGAAAAATTGGAAGCAGGAGCAAGCCTTGTTCAACTTTATACAGGTTTCATATACGAAGGCCCGGGATTGATTAAAGCTATTAATGAAGCCATTCTGGATAAGGAAGATCAAAAGTGATAGCACAGCTTGTCCCGTTTCTTACAGCTTCCATTATCCTCACTATTTCCCCGGGGCCAGATATTATATATGTGCTGGTGCAAAGTATAGCCAATGGCAGGAAAGCGGGAATTATGACTACCATTGGGCTGGTCTCAGGAATATTGATACATACCAGCCTGGTAGCCTTTGGAGTTTCAGCAATTATAAAAGAATCGGAAAGTTTTTTTCTGGCTATCAGGATTTTTGGGGCCGTTTACCTTTTCTATCTCGCTTTCAAAGTTTATTCAGCAGAAAGTAGGATATCTTTATCCAATAGGGCCTTGCCGGAAAAATCAAATCTTTCCCTCTTCAAAACAGGCTTTATAATGAATGTCCTTAACCCCAAGGTAACTATATTTTTCCTTGCTTTTTTTCCTGGTTTCTTATGGGATACAGGCGAAGATACTGTCCTGCAGTTCTATACACTGGGAGGGCTTTTTATGCTGCAGGCCCTGCTCATTTTTGGAATGGTAGCTATGCTGGCTGGAAGGATCTCCGGTTACCTTAACAGTCACTCTGCTTCAGGAAGAATATTGAAGTGGCTGCAGATCTTTGTTTTTCTTGGCATTGGCTTATTTATTCTTTTTTGAAGAAAAACATCGCTGTTTTTTAGAATTATTTAAAAAATCCTTCTTTTTAATATGAAAGGTAAAATAGTATCTTTGATCTATGGATAAGATCAAACTCATTGAATGCCCGAGAGACGCCATGCAGGGCATTAGAACTTTCATTCCTACAGAAAAAAAAATACAGTATTTACAGTCCCTTCTAAGATGTGGGTTTGACACCATAGATTTTGGAAGTTTTGTATCACCCAAAGCCATCCCTCAAATGGCAGATACGGCGAAGGTTCTTGAAGGACTTGATCTATCAAAAACAACCAGCAAACTTCTTGCGATAATTGCCAACACCCGGGGTGCACAGGATGCTTCACAACATGAGGAAATCCAATATCTGGGTTATCCCTTTTCAATTTCAGAAAACTTCCAGATGCGGAATACCCACAAGACAATTGCCGAGTCTGTACAGACCCTGCAGGAGATCCTTGAGATCGCAGAGAGCACCAATAAGGAGGTGGTGGCCTACCTTTCTATGGGCTTCGGGAATCCTTACGGGGATCCATGGAATGTCGATATCGTGGGAGAGTGGACAGAAAAATTATCAGGAATGGGGGTAAAGATCTTGTCCCTGTCTGATACCGTTGGAACTTCTACTCCAGATGTTATTGAATATCTTTTCTCCAATCTTATTCCCCGTTATCCTGAAATTGAATTTGGGGCTCACTTGCACACCACTCCTACCTCCTGGCACGAAAAGATCGACGCAGCTTATAAGGCTGGCTGCAAAAGGTTTGATGGAGCTATCCAGGGATTTGGTGGCTGCCCAATGGCAAAGGATGAACTAACCGGCAATATGCCTACAGAGAAGGTCCTTTCTTATTTCAATTCGAAGAAAGCAGATACGAATGTGAAAATGACCAGTTTTGAAGCTTCTTACAATGAGGCTACTAAGATCTTTACTACTAACCATTAGGAAAACCAATGCATCCCGAACTTTTTATCATTTCTTTTTATTTAAAATTAATCTAAATAAACTTTTGAGAACAAACTAAGCTGCTTATATTTGCTCCCGAATTTCAAACGTTATTTTAAACTAATCTAAATAAGAAAATGAAAAGAGTTCTGTTCGCAGCAGTATTGGGAGGATTGACTTTAGCCTCTTGTTCATCAAATGATGACACCATTATTGAAAACGAAAAAATCATAGATGTACCTGCAAACTATACCTTTGAAAGGGATGGTAATTCATCTGTTCATTTTGATGGACAAACCACAAGGCTTGAAATGACCTCTGTACTTGCATCTTCCTTTAAAGACTTTAACAACGCTACAGAGGAAAGTCTTTCCAATATGTTCTCAAATACCAATAATCCCTTTTCTTCAGAGGATCTAAACACTTCAGATAAAAGTATTAAGAGTAAAGTGGCGGCTTCAGATCTTTATTTTTCTACAAACACTGTAGAAAGTGTGGCGAGTAAAAATGACTTTGAAGGTTATATCACCGCCCAGATCAATGAAGTTTTTCCAAATGAAAATGAAGTTGCTGCCCGTGGTGTTGCAGGACAAATCGCAGATGGCTCCAGCGTACGGTACGTTAATCCCCAAGGTTTAGAATGGGATCAGGCTTTCGCCAAAGGACTTATTGGTGCTTTGGTGGCAGATCAGGTATTAAACCACTATCTGGCTTCCTCTGTTCTTGATGCGGGAGATAATGTTCAAAAAAATAATGATGGGTTGACTGAGGACGGCAAGAGTTATACAACCATGGAGCACAAATGGGATGAGGCTTACGGGTATGTGTACGGGCATCCATCTGTACCTTCAACGAATCCTAATTCTGCCCTTACAAGTAACAGTGATCCATTGCTATTTAAGTACCTTGGACGCGTAAATTCAGATCCCGATTTTGCTGGTATTGCTGAAGAAACCTTCGATGCTTTTAAGTTAGGTCGTGCCGCAATAGTTGCAGGGGAATATGATGTGAGAGACGAGCAAATCGATATTATACGGGAGAACATTTCAAAAGTGATAGGGATTCGTGCAGTGTATTATTTACAAGCTGGAAAAAGAGCTCTTGAAGAAGGAAAAATGGGAACTGCTTTTCATGACCTTTCAGAAGGATATGGTTTTATTTACAGCTTAAGATTTACCCATAATCCAGATACCAACTCACCATACCTATCGAAATCTGAAGTAGATGATATACTTGAGACTTTAATGGCAGGCGACGGGTTTTGGGATGTAACTCCTTTGACGCTGGATGCTCTTTCAGAAGCAATAGCTGCACCATTTAATTTTACAGTTGCAGAGGCAGCTGAGTAAGAATATGCTTATAAGAAGCTGTTTAAATTCTTTCTGTAGTTCCTAATGAGATTAAGAAAGTCACAATTTAAACAGCTTCATTTAAATTAAAAATTATGACAAATTATAACCAATTTTTCAGCTTAGTCCTTGTAGCTTTAATGCTGGTTTCCTGTACCTCAGATGACGGGGAGAGGGAAGAAAACGGAAATAACTTTGACCGCGGTGCACTCCTGGAAAACTGGGCAGATAATATCATTGTGCCTTCCTTCCAAAATTTCGCTTTATATACTGAAGATTTGGAAGCCGAAACGGAGGCATTTGTTCAGGATCCTTCAGAAGCTTCCCTGGCACAATTAAGAAATTCCTTTGAGGAGGCTTATATACAGTTCCAGACTGTTGCGCCTTTTGGCGTGGGAATGGCAGAAACTGTTAATTACAGGATGTTTCTTAACACTTATCCGGTGGATGTGGCAACAGTTAAGAGCAAAATTGAAAGTGGAAGCTACAACCTTGAATTGCCATCTTCTTACGATGAACAGGGGTTTCCCGCTTTAGATTTTTTGCTGAACGGTGTAGCTGAGCAGGATGCTGATATCATAGAATACTATAGCATTCATACAGATGCTTCAAACTATGGCGAGTATCTGCAGGCCGTTTCTTCCAGGATCAATAAACTCACTCAGGATGTTTTAGTACACTGGCAGGGATCTTACAGGGATGATTTCGTAAGTAATACGGGATCATCTACTACAGGTTCTGTCGATCGTTTTACTAACAATTACGTTATGTACTACGAGAAACATCTTAGGACCGGAAAAATTGGTATCCCTGCAGGAGCTTTTACTGGGAATCCTGTGCCTCAAAATGTAGAAGCGCTGTATTCACAGGATCTGTCAAAAGATCTTTATCTCAAGGCGGTGGAAACAGTAAAGAATTTCTTCAATGGAAAGCATTTTGGCAGTAATGTAACAGGTCCTAGCTATAAACAATACCTGGATCACCTTAATACCGTCAAGAATTCCACAGATCTTAGCAGCCTTATCAATACCCAGTTCGATGCTATTGAAGAGCAGGCAAATGATCTCAACAATAATTTCCTTGAACAGGTTCAATCAAATAACACCGTTATGTTGGAGGCTTTTGATGCCCTTCAAAAAAATGTGGTATTGTTGAAAGTGGATATGTTACAGGCATTGTCCATAAGCGTAGACTATGTTGATACGGATGGAGACTAGATCCCAAAAATAGAAATGCAAAAATTATCAGCATATCTAAATAAAAATACGGAAGCCGCCCCCTTGGCGGTTTTTCGTATTTTTTTTGGTGTTATGATGTTCATAAGCATTTTACGGTTTGCGATGCTTGGATGGATTGAAAAGCTTTATATCGCCCCTTCCTTCTTTTTTTCCTATTATGGTTTTGAATGGGTGAGGCCCCTGGGAGAATGGACTTATCTCATTTTTATAATTTCTGGGATCTCAGCTTTACTTGTAGCTGTAGGTTATAAATACCGTCTGGCGGTCATAGTTTTTTTTCTGAGCTTTACTTACATAGAATTAATGGATAAGACTACGTATCTTAATCATTATTACTTTATAAGTATCCTTAGTTTTCTCCTCATCTTTTTACCGGCCAATGCTTATTATTCTATTGATGCCTGGAAAAAACCATCCAGTGCCTTCCAAAGGATCCCTGCCTGGTGTATTGACAGTATTAAATTGTTGATTGGGATTGTATATTTTTATGCCGGCCTTGCCAAAATAAATTCAGACTGGTTGTTAAAGGCTATGCCTTTAAAGATATGGTTACCTTCAAAATATGATCTTCCACTTTTGGGCGATTTACTGCAACAGGAGTGGACCCATTATTTCTTTAGCTGGTCCGGGATGCTGTATGACCTGGCAATACCTTTTCTTTTATTGTCCAGGAAAACCAGGTGGTTTGGATTTATACTTGTAGTAGTGTTTCACCTTGTAACAAGGATCCTGTTTCCTATTGGAATGTTCCCATACATTATGATAGTAAGTGCTCTTATATTCTTTGATGCCGGCCTTCACCATAAGATCCTTAAAAAAATATCTGCTCTATGTAGAATATCTAAATCTCACTTTGATAATGGCCTGGAAAAGTACTTTGAACCAATAAATAGGAAATTATTACTGGGTGTTCTTAGCCTGTTCTTCTTAATTCAGCTTCTTTTTCCCTGGAGATACTTACTGTACCCGGGAGAGTTGTTCTGGACAGAAGAAGGTTTTCGCTTTTCCTGGAGGGTGATGCTTATGGAAAAGTCCGGTTACGCGCAATTTAAGGTCCTTGATGGAAAAACCGGTTCCTGGTTCTATGTTGATAATTCAGATTTTCTAAGTCCGTTTCAGGAAAAACAAATGGCTACACAACCAGATTTTATGCTGGAATATGCCCACTTCCTGGCCAGGCATTTTGCAAAGGACGGTCATGAAAATATTGAGATATACGTGGAAAATTACGTTGCCCTTAACGGCAGGAGAAGTGTGCCGTACATTGATCCTCAAATAAACCTTCTTGAACACAAAGACTCATTTAGACCAAAAACCTTTATACTCCCCTTCCATGACACTATCAAAGGCATTTAGTTTACTGTTTTTATTTACTCTTGGAACTATTAATGCCCAGGAGACTCTAAGAGGAAAAGTAGTGTCTGCTGAAAATGGGCTTCCGGTGGCAGAAGCTGAGGTTTATAATCGCACTACAGGAAAACTGGTCGTTACAGATAATAATGGGGACTTTCAATTCGTTGAACTAGAGGCAGGAAAATATGAGTTAACTATTTTTAGTTTTCAACATGAGATAATAGAAAGTACCGTAGATGTTCCCGGGAAAGGAGTTATGTTATTTGAATTAATGCCACTTTCTGAAATTCTTTCAGAAGTGGTTCTTACCCAACGCAGAAAGAAGCTGTTCGCCCTTAGAAGTTTACGGCAGGTGGAAGGAACAGCCATATATGCGGGAAAAAAAAGTGAAGTAGTGCTTATAGATGAACTCACGGCCAATCTTGCAACAAATAATGCCAGGCAAATATATAGCCAGATTGTTGGGCTTAATATTTATGATAATGGCGATGCTGGTTTACAGCTCAATATTGGTGGAAGAGGATTGGATCCAAATCGTACTCAAAACTTCAATACCCGGCAAAATGACTACGATATCTCAGCAGATGTCCTGGGCTACCCCGAAAGTTATTACACCCCTCCGGCTGAGGCATTGAGTGAAATACAAGTGGTAAGAGGGGCGGCTTCCCTTCAATACGGAACACAATTTGGGGGCCTCATTAACTTTAAGTTCAAAAAACCTTCTTATAAAAAGATTGAACTTGTTTCCCGTCAATCTACGGGTTCTTACAACCTTTTTACCAGTTTTAACAGTCTAAGCGGTACGGTTGGCAAATTCAGTTACTACACTTACTTTAATTATAAGAAAGGTGAGGGCTTCCGTCCAAATTCTGAATATAAATCTTATAACGCCTTTGCCCATCTTGGCTACCAGCTTGCAGAGAATACTAAGATATCCTTTGAATACACCCTATTGGATTATCTCGCTCAACAGCCGGGTGGGTTAACAGATGCGCAATTCTACAGAGATCCTTCCTATAGTAACCGGGAAAGGAATTGGTTTGATGTAAACTGGAATCTATATGCCCTCAAGCTGGAGCATAATTTATCATCAAAAACCGAAGTAAGTTTAAACCTTTTTGGGCTGGATGCTTCACGTAAGGCTGTAGGTTACAGAGAAAACAGGGTTTCGCAGCCTGATGATCTTGAGTCGCCGAGGGAACTACTATCAGATGATTTTAATTATTGGGGTGCTGAAGCCCGGATTCTTACCAGGTATAAATTTTTCAAGGAGTCTGTGTTATTAGTTGGGTCAAAATATTACCAGGCAAAGAATTTCCAGCGCCAGGGGCCCGGAAGTGCAGGTGCAGGTCCAGATTTTTCGTTTGCTACCAACGAATTCCCGAATTATTCCCGCCAGTCAGATTTTCAATTTCCTAACAGGAATCTCGCCTTTTTTGGTGAAAATATCTTCAATTTCACCGATAAATTTTCTGTTACTCCAGGTGTAAGGATTGAATATATCGATACTCAAAGTGAAGGTACCTATAAAAATATATTTCTTGATCTCGCCGGGAATGTGCTGCAGAATGAAACTCTCACAGATAACCGGGATTTGGAACGGAGCTTTATTTTATTGGGAGTTGGCACTGCTTATAAAATTTCCAATAATTCTGAAATTTATGCCAATTTCTCAGAAAACTACCGCTCAGTTACATTTAATGATATTCGGGTGGTGAATCCTGTTTTTCAGGTTGACCCAAATATCTCTGACGAAACCGGGTATACTGCAGATATTGGGGTTCGGGGTAGGTTGGGAAATTATATCAATTTTGATGCAGGATTGTTCGCCCTTAAATACAATGATCGCATTGGAGAAATATTAAAGACAGAGGTTAGGACAAATGCACAGGGGGAAGAGGTTGAAACGGGGAGGCTGGTAAGGTTTCGCGGGAATATTGGAGATGCTTTTATCTATGGAATCGAAACGTTTGCCGACTGGAACTTGCAAACAACCTTTTTCCCGGCGGCCAATGATTTTATTGCGGGTATTTTCATCAACTCCGCTCTCACAGATTCAGAATATATTCGCTCTGAGCAAACCAATGTAGAAGGTAATAAAGTAGAGTTTATTCCCACCTGGAATTTAAAGACCGGAACCAATTTTGGGTACAGGAATTTTCTTGGAAGGCTGCAGTACACTTATCTTTCAAGGCAATTTTCAGATGCCACCAATGCGCTACAGGATATAAATGATTCCCAGCGAGGAATCGAAGGTGCCATCCCGGCTTATGGAATCCTTGATCTTTCCCTGTCCTATTCATTGGGACGCTATAAGCTTGAAAGTGGAGTGAACAATCTTTTAAATGAAACATATTTCACAAGAAGGGCAACGGGTTATCCCGGCCCAGGGATCATCCCGGCCCAACCAATTACATGGTACGCCACCCTGCAGATTAAACTATAAATTTATTTCGAAACACGTAAGACAGAGTGGGATGTTACCTGGGATGCCAGGATATGAAAGGAAGTAAATCTTCCCAGAATTTTAATTTAAACCAAGTCTAAATAATTATATTTGCTAACTCGAAAAATAAATAAAAATGAGAAAATTTTTACTGGCCTTAGCAGCCATCGCGGTGTTCACAAGTTGTAAAAACGAAAAGAAAACAGAAGCTTCGAGCGATTCTCCCGGGGAGGTAAATGTCTATACCCACAGGCATTATGCAGCCGATCAAGAATTGTTTAGTCAATTTGAGGAAACTACCGGTATAAAAGTCAATGTTATCAATGCCAATGCCGATGAGCTTATCCAAAAAATGAATATCGAGGGAGAGCAGTCTCCTGCCGATGTTCTTATCACTGTTGATGCCGGACGGCTTACCCGTGCAAAAGACCAGGGATTGTTGCAGGCAGTGGAGTCAGAGGTTTTAAATAATACAGTAGCTTCTCACCTTAAAGATCCGGACAACCAGTGGTTTGGTCTTACCAAAAGAGCAAGAATTATTGTTTATGCTCCGGAAAGGGTGGATAGCACCGAGCTTTCTACTTATGAAGATCTCGCTACCAGCAAATGGAACGACAGGATCCTGGTGCGTTCTTCAGAAAATATTTATAACCAATCCCTTTTTGCATCCATTATCGTTAATAATGGAGAGGAAGCTGCGCGAGAATGGGCAAAAGGTCTGGTGGAGAATATGGCCAGAACTCCTAAGGGAAATGATCGTGACCAGGTAAAGGCTGTTGTTGCCGGAGAAGGAGATATTGCAATAGTGAATACCTATTACATAGGTAATTTACTGAATTCTGAGGATCCTGAAGAAGTAAAGGCAGGTGAGGCTGTAAAAGTTTTCTTTCCAAATCAGGAAGGAAGAGGAACTCATATAAACGTTAGTGGAGCAGGAGTTGCACGTTATGCACCGAATAAAGAAAATGCGGTAAGATTTATTGAATTCCTGGTTTCCAAAGAAGCCCAGGAGGTTTTTGCCAATTCCAACTATGAGTATCCTGTAAACACAGAAGTGCAGCCTGCTCAACTATTACAGAGCTGGGGAGAGTTTAAGGAAGATAGTCTCAACCTTTCCAAACTGGGAGAATTTAATAAAAAAGCCGTTCTAATATTTGATGAAACAGGCTGGAAGTAAAAGCATATTTTCTTATAAATACAGGTTAAAGAGATTAAAAAGGGATAGCAATAAGTGGGCGGTTCTCACATTATTCATTCTTTTCCTTATTGCTTTACCTGTTATTTCTATTGGGGTAAAGCTGTTTTCAGGCCCCGGGGAAACCTGGGGTCATATTGTAGATAACTTGCTCCTGGATTATATTGGGAATTCCTTCTTTCTCATTTTTGCTTGCGGCGCTCTGGTCCTTCTTCTGGGGGTAACTTCAGCCTGGCTGGTGGCCCGTTTTGAATTTCCGTTAAGGCAGCAAATGGAATGGCTGCTTATTCTGCCCCTGGCCATACCAGGATATATTGTAGCCTATGCCTATGCGGGTGTCTTTGATTATGGAGGTAGCTTCCAGTTGATACTCCAAAGCCTGGGTTTTGAATTTATTCGGCTGGATATAATGAACAGGTGGGGCCTGGCGTTTGTCCTGGGAGTTTCTTTATTTCCTTATGTTTATGTAAGCTCCAGAGCCTTTTTTCTCAACCAGGCGAATAGTCTCCTGGAAGCTTCAGAAATGCTTGGAGTGGGGCAGGTGAAAACTTTTTTCAGGTTAATGCTTCCTATGGCAAGGCCGGCTATAGTGGCCGGGTTGATCCTGGTACTTATGGAGGTGTTGAATGATTACGGGGCAGCCAAATACTACGGGGTCAATACCTTTACAACAGGGATCTTCAGGTCGTGGTTTTCTCTGGAAGAGCCTGAAACTGCAGTGTATCTTTCAGCCTTATTAATTGTTATAGTTTTTAGCCTTATCCTGCTGGAAAAATTTCAGCGCCGGCACGTTCGTTTTAACAGCAGCCGCAATAACAACGACCGTATATTCAGAAGAAAGGTGAGTAGCAGGAAACAACTTGTTATATTCCTGGTTGTATTCATTCCCGTATTACTGGGATTCCTTATTCCGGTGGCCCAATTAATCTATTGGGCAACTCTTACTTACGGGAAGGTTTTTGATATTTCCTTTCTTGCCCTATCTCTTCAAAGTTTTGGGATTGCCTTTCTAACTGCATTTATTACGGTAATTTTTGCGGTCACTCTTATATATTTCTCAAAATGGAGCAGGTTATCTTTTGTACGAAATGTTTCAAAACTGGGAGTATTGGGTTATGCTATCCCGGGTGCTGTAATTGCAATAGGGATTATGATCCCCACTATTTCAATAGATAAATGGTTAATAGGAGTGATGGATTTTCTTTTTAACCTTAATATAGGGCTCATATTAACCGGTACCCTGGTTGCCCTTATATATGCTTATGTGGTGAGGTTTCTTGCAGTAGCTTACAATCCAATAGAATCTACTGCACTAAAAGTAAGCAACGCAATTCCAGATTCTTCCAAGATGTTGGGAGTTGGGAATCTAAGGACCTTTTTTAAGGTAGAATTTCCACTCATTAGAACAGGTATAGCCAGTGCTTTTATTTTGGTTTTCATTGATGTTCTAAAAGAATTACCTTTAACCCTTATTCTTAAACCTTTTCATGTGAATACCCTCGCGGTGAAAGCATATGAATATGCCAGCGACGAAATGGTAATGGAATCTGCAATCCCGTCATTATTCATAATAATCACGGTTATGATTCCGGTAATTTTTTTGAACAGGCAGCTTATTAAATAGATAGGTAAAATGTATATGTTGGAGATCGAATCCCTTACCAAAAGCTTTGACAAAGGCAAAAGTTATGCATTGAAGGATGTATCTTTTCACCTTAATAAGGGTGATGTTTGCGCCCTTGTGGGGGAGAGCGGGAGTGGTAAGACCACTTTGGTAAGACTAATCGCCGGCCTGGAAACCCCAGATGCGGGAGTGATACGATTAAATGGAGAGGAAGTGTCCTCTTTAAAGAATTTTGTCACCCCGGAGAAGAGAAAGGTTGGGCTTGTATTCCAGGAATATGCATTATTTCCACATATGACCCTTTTCAAGAACGTGCTGTATGGTATTTCCAAACTAAAGAATAAAAAACAAAGGGCAGAGGAGGTTCTTGAGCTTGTAGGCCTTGGAGGGATGAAAGAACGTTATCCCCATCAGCTTTCAGGAGGGCAGCAGCAAAGGGTTGCTCTTGCCAGGGCACTTGCCCCAAACCCATCTCTTCTTATTCTTGATGAACCCTTTAGCAACCTGGATGCAATGTTAAGGATGCAGTTGCGCAACGAGATCTTTGAGATCGTAAAAACAACAGGAGTAACTGCAATTTTTGTAACCCACGATACCCAGGATGCCCTTGCAGTGGCAGATGAGATCCTTATCCTCCAGGGTGGGGAATTGATCCAGAAAGATGAAGCTGCCAACCTTTACACCAAACCCAATTCGATTTATGTAGCTTCCTTGTTTGGCAATACGATCCAATTAAGTCATGAGTTGCAATCCGCATTTAAATGCCCGCTTAACCCTGCCTGTTCTCATGCCATCAGGAATGAGAATTTTGCTATTAATGAAGAGTGTGAGCACGTGACTCATGCCAGGGTTTTAAAAAGGACTTTCCTTGGAAATGATACCCAGCTGCTGTTAAAGTTGGACAGCGGTCAACAACTGGCGGTACTTACCAAGGACCGTAATGTGGCCGATCGTATAAAGATTGGTTTCAATTCCAGCGATGTTCTTGAGTTCAATAATTAGCACCCATTGGTGTCCCATTAACATAATGTGAATTACGTTTAGGCTTGCTATATATAAGCTGAGGTCTTGTCAAACTCCACATGGGGGTGGTTTTTGAATCTAAAATAGTTAGGAAAATTCATGCTTTTTAGAATTTGGTAAAGCGCTGTTTTCCATTGACGTAGATTTTAGTCCAGGTTCTATATTCTAGCAGCGCAAGCGGTCCAGACTCTTTAACCGGACAATAATGAATTAGCACCCACATAAATATTTGGTTTAAAGTAAATTCGGCTTTTGCATTAAAAATCATTACATTTGCACGCAATTAAATCTTAATTGCTATGACTGCACATGAATCCAAGATCGTGGGTGAAGGATTAACCTATGATGATGTACTTTTAATTCCCGCTTTTTCTGAAGTTCTACCAAGGGAAGTTAATATCCAGACACAATTTACCCGAAACATCAGGATCAACGTGCCTATTGTCTCTGCTGCAATGGATACGGTGACAGAGTCCCGTATGGCTATAGCTATCGCCCGCGAGGGAGGTATCGGGGTACTTCACAAGAATATGACCACCGAACAGCAGGCCTTAAAAGTGCGCAAAGTTAAACGGGCAGAGAGTGGTATGATCATAGACCCCGTCACCTTACCTATTACCGCCAAAGTGAGCGATGCAAAGGAAAATATGAGGGAGCACAGCATTGGAGGTATTCCTATAATTGATGAAGAGGGAAAATTGCTGGGAATAGTTACTAATAGGGATCTTAGATTTGAAAAAAATAACAACCGGCCTATTGCTGAGGTGATGACTTCTGAAAATCTTGTAACAGTGGCAGAAGGGACTTCGATGGAACAGGCAGAGGTTATTCTTCAGGAAAACAAGATCGAGAAATTACCGGTAGTTAATAATGAGAAAAAATTAGTGGGATTGATCACTTTTCGTGATATAACCAAACTCACTCAAAAGCCAAATGCCAATAAGGATAGCTTCGGAAGGTTAAGGGTGGCAGCTGCCATTGGGGTTACCCCAGATGCAGTTCAACGAACCGAAGCATTGGTAAATGCTGGAGTAGATGCTGTTATTATTGACACTGCTCATGGCCATACCAGGGGTGTGGTAACTATATTAAAAGAAGTAAAAAAGAAATTTCCCGATCTTGAAGTAGTGGTTGGAAATATTGCCACGGCTGAAGCTGCCAAATACCTGGTTGAAGCCGGGGCAGATGCTGTTAAGGTTGGAATTGGC
Protein-coding sequences here:
- a CDS encoding HTTM domain-containing protein; protein product: MQKLSAYLNKNTEAAPLAVFRIFFGVMMFISILRFAMLGWIEKLYIAPSFFFSYYGFEWVRPLGEWTYLIFIISGISALLVAVGYKYRLAVIVFFLSFTYIELMDKTTYLNHYYFISILSFLLIFLPANAYYSIDAWKKPSSAFQRIPAWCIDSIKLLIGIVYFYAGLAKINSDWLLKAMPLKIWLPSKYDLPLLGDLLQQEWTHYFFSWSGMLYDLAIPFLLLSRKTRWFGFILVVVFHLVTRILFPIGMFPYIMIVSALIFFDAGLHHKILKKISALCRISKSHFDNGLEKYFEPINRKLLLGVLSLFFLIQLLFPWRYLLYPGELFWTEEGFRFSWRVMLMEKSGYAQFKVLDGKTGSWFYVDNSDFLSPFQEKQMATQPDFMLEYAHFLARHFAKDGHENIEIYVENYVALNGRRSVPYIDPQINLLEHKDSFRPKTFILPFHDTIKGI
- a CDS encoding TonB-dependent receptor domain-containing protein, yielding MTLSKAFSLLFLFTLGTINAQETLRGKVVSAENGLPVAEAEVYNRTTGKLVVTDNNGDFQFVELEAGKYELTIFSFQHEIIESTVDVPGKGVMLFELMPLSEILSEVVLTQRRKKLFALRSLRQVEGTAIYAGKKSEVVLIDELTANLATNNARQIYSQIVGLNIYDNGDAGLQLNIGGRGLDPNRTQNFNTRQNDYDISADVLGYPESYYTPPAEALSEIQVVRGAASLQYGTQFGGLINFKFKKPSYKKIELVSRQSTGSYNLFTSFNSLSGTVGKFSYYTYFNYKKGEGFRPNSEYKSYNAFAHLGYQLAENTKISFEYTLLDYLAQQPGGLTDAQFYRDPSYSNRERNWFDVNWNLYALKLEHNLSSKTEVSLNLFGLDASRKAVGYRENRVSQPDDLESPRELLSDDFNYWGAEARILTRYKFFKESVLLVGSKYYQAKNFQRQGPGSAGAGPDFSFATNEFPNYSRQSDFQFPNRNLAFFGENIFNFTDKFSVTPGVRIEYIDTQSEGTYKNIFLDLAGNVLQNETLTDNRDLERSFILLGVGTAYKISNNSEIYANFSENYRSVTFNDIRVVNPVFQVDPNISDETGYTADIGVRGRLGNYINFDAGLFALKYNDRIGEILKTEVRTNAQGEEVETGRLVRFRGNIGDAFIYGIETFADWNLQTTFFPAANDFIAGIFINSALTDSEYIRSEQTNVEGNKVEFIPTWNLKTGTNFGYRNFLGRLQYTYLSRQFSDATNALQDINDSQRGIEGAIPAYGILDLSLSYSLGRYKLESGVNNLLNETYFTRRATGYPGPGIIPAQPITWYATLQIKL
- a CDS encoding Fe(3+) ABC transporter substrate-binding protein is translated as MRKFLLALAAIAVFTSCKNEKKTEASSDSPGEVNVYTHRHYAADQELFSQFEETTGIKVNVINANADELIQKMNIEGEQSPADVLITVDAGRLTRAKDQGLLQAVESEVLNNTVASHLKDPDNQWFGLTKRARIIVYAPERVDSTELSTYEDLATSKWNDRILVRSSENIYNQSLFASIIVNNGEEAAREWAKGLVENMARTPKGNDRDQVKAVVAGEGDIAIVNTYYIGNLLNSEDPEEVKAGEAVKVFFPNQEGRGTHINVSGAGVARYAPNKENAVRFIEFLVSKEAQEVFANSNYEYPVNTEVQPAQLLQSWGEFKEDSLNLSKLGEFNKKAVLIFDETGWK